The proteins below come from a single Fretibacterium sp. OH1220_COT-178 genomic window:
- a CDS encoding RNA-binding domain-containing protein, with product MIVDEKRILDLIKRGEGISLEFKSSCRQINRDVYETICAFLNRNGGTLLLGVRDSGEIVGVEAEAVEGIKKDFVNTVNNPQKLNPPAYLSIDEVSLQGKTLLHVYVPESSQVHRCNGRIYDRNEDGDLDITDQTPQVARLYQRKQSTYTENTVYPHIGLQDLRKDLIERCRKMAAAWTAGHPWSQMDDAELVQSAQLMQTDPQTLQRGVTLAGVLLLGGDNLILSTLPHHRTDLILRKVNLDRYDDRDLVRTNLIDSYDRIIAFVQKNLPDPFYLEGVERISVRDTIFREVASNILIHREYTSAFPAKLIIEYGRVRTENASRAHGFGLLDPSSFSPYPKNPVIGAFFREIHRADELGSGMRRMLRYGKTYGGADPEMIEGDIFRIVVSVPEFSGIAHREFYSEAAGTQSAPSRHPVGIQSAPSQAQYKILVYCLEERSFSELLGLSGRKDRTKFRRQVLTPMLDARWLERTIPDKPTSRQQKYRLTEAGKALLKNLENGQGTEA from the coding sequence ATGATCGTCGACGAAAAGCGTATTCTCGACCTGATAAAACGCGGCGAGGGAATTTCACTGGAGTTCAAATCCTCCTGTCGCCAAATCAATCGTGATGTTTACGAGACGATATGTGCCTTCCTGAACAGAAACGGCGGCACTTTGCTGTTGGGCGTCCGAGACTCGGGCGAGATCGTTGGCGTCGAAGCCGAGGCCGTGGAAGGGATCAAAAAAGATTTCGTCAACACGGTGAACAACCCGCAAAAGCTCAATCCCCCCGCCTATCTTTCGATCGATGAGGTTTCCCTCCAAGGGAAAACCCTCCTGCATGTCTACGTCCCGGAGAGCTCCCAGGTGCATCGCTGCAACGGACGCATCTACGACCGTAACGAGGACGGCGACCTCGACATCACGGACCAGACCCCACAGGTCGCTCGGCTTTACCAACGCAAGCAGAGCACCTACACCGAGAACACGGTATATCCCCATATCGGATTGCAGGACCTCAGGAAGGACCTCATCGAGCGCTGCCGTAAAATGGCGGCAGCATGGACGGCCGGGCACCCCTGGAGCCAGATGGATGATGCCGAGCTGGTCCAGAGCGCACAGCTCATGCAGACCGACCCGCAAACGCTCCAGCGCGGCGTGACCCTGGCCGGCGTTCTCCTGCTCGGCGGCGACAACCTCATACTCTCGACCCTGCCCCATCACCGAACCGACCTCATCCTGCGCAAGGTGAACCTCGACCGCTACGACGACAGGGATCTCGTCCGCACCAACCTGATCGACAGCTACGACCGTATCATCGCCTTCGTTCAGAAAAACCTGCCGGATCCCTTTTATTTGGAGGGGGTCGAACGCATCAGCGTCCGCGACACGATCTTTCGTGAGGTGGCCTCAAACATCCTCATCCACCGGGAATATACCAGCGCCTTTCCGGCCAAGCTGATCATCGAATATGGCCGGGTCCGCACGGAAAATGCCAGCCGGGCCCATGGCTTCGGCCTTTTGGACCCGTCTAGTTTCAGCCCATATCCCAAAAATCCAGTCATTGGAGCTTTTTTCAGGGAAATTCATCGTGCGGATGAGTTGGGTTCCGGCATGCGAAGGATGCTGCGTTACGGCAAAACATATGGCGGAGCAGACCCCGAGATGATCGAGGGGGACATCTTCCGTATCGTTGTCAGCGTCCCCGAATTCAGTGGCATCGCCCACCGAGAGTTTTATTCCGAAGCTGCCGGCACCCAGTCGGCACCCAGTCGGCACCCAGTCGGCATCCAGTCAGCACCCAGTCAAGCCCAATACAAGATCCTGGTTTACTGTCTTGAAGAACGCTCTTTTTCCGAGTTGTTGGGGCTTTCGGGAAGGAAAGACCGTACCAAATTCCGAAGGCAGGTCCTGACGCCCATGCTCGACGCCCGATGGCTCGAGAGGACCATTCCCGACAAGCCCACCAGCAGACAGCAAAAATACAGGTTGACCGAGGCCGGGAAGGCCCTTCTGAAAAACCTGGAGAACGGGCAGGGGACAGAGGCATGA
- a CDS encoding helix-turn-helix domain-containing protein, which translates to MIPLEMFGDESLRALDIVVYSALDTFVNAFGEAWPSLSRLAERAGVSLATTKRALQRLERAGYVTRQQRLIPGSREFDRTLYSLPFRIEECGDDGAEVGSGDVGPEDADVGSASDRSAPTDCEVGSERAGNYTQRTIPKRQEHYDTRKKDREDEKETESEPDEIDSPMLQDVFTELWEHTPCKQYRGEARKAFLALFPVGISQRETERRLRTVRRRFDIFEKEAEKLVGKGEEGRLPCLRDWLVSEGFYDPG; encoded by the coding sequence ATGATTCCTCTGGAGATGTTCGGGGACGAGAGTCTGAGGGCCCTGGACATAGTGGTCTATTCGGCGCTGGACACCTTCGTGAACGCTTTCGGCGAAGCCTGGCCGAGCCTCTCGAGGCTCGCGGAGCGTGCCGGGGTGTCCCTGGCCACGACCAAACGTGCCCTTCAGCGCCTGGAGAGGGCCGGATACGTTACCCGACAGCAGCGCCTGATACCGGGGAGCAGGGAGTTCGACCGTACGCTTTACTCTTTGCCGTTCCGTATCGAGGAGTGTGGCGATGACGGAGCCGAGGTTGGCTCCGGGGACGTCGGCCCTGAGGATGCCGACGTCGGATCGGCGTCCGACAGGTCGGCTCCGACGGATTGCGAGGTCGGGTCCGAAAGAGCCGGAAACTATACCCAGAGAACTATACCCAAAAGACAAGAACACTATGACACAAGAAAAAAGGACAGAGAAGACGAAAAGGAAACAGAGTCCGAACCGGATGAGATCGACAGTCCCATGCTTCAGGATGTCTTTACGGAGCTCTGGGAACATACCCCCTGCAAGCAGTATCGGGGTGAAGCCCGCAAGGCTTTTCTGGCCTTGTTCCCCGTCGGGATATCGCAAAGGGAGACGGAGAGGCGTTTGAGGACTGTTCGTCGGCGGTTCGACATTTTCGAGAAAGAGGCGGAGAAGCTCGTCGGCAAGGGAGAAGAAGGCCGTCTTCCCTGTCTCCGTGACTGGCTTGTCAGTGAGGGATTCTACGACCCCGGATGA
- a CDS encoding helix-turn-helix transcriptional regulator: MAGIHEEDRLLTVAEVAERLNVSRASVYLWLKRDFPLPVKLGRASRWNATEVEEWLRTRPKGAYGEGR; the protein is encoded by the coding sequence ATGGCGGGCATCCATGAAGAAGACCGTCTGCTGACGGTAGCGGAAGTGGCCGAACGGCTTAACGTCTCCCGTGCGTCAGTTTATCTCTGGCTGAAGCGGGATTTTCCCTTACCGGTGAAGCTGGGAAGGGCGAGCCGCTGGAATGCCACCGAGGTGGAGGAGTGGCTCCGTACGCGCCCTAAGGGAGCCTACGGAGAGGGCAGATGA
- a CDS encoding tyrosine-type recombinase/integrase, producing MALTEMAVRNAKARENGGNYSLSDGDGLMLLVKKSGAKSWVLRYWLDGKEKRAGLGPYPLIGLADARKLKNAFKHELAMGVNPQEKKRAEREEAARVEAIKAMTFARVAEEWYQQQAGAWSASHCTDVRHKLRVYILPRLGECPVREISTQAVLSLLQAIEQRTPESAYKSKLIVGQVLRFAIARGDAEIDVTMNLKGALKPRRVRHFGALTAPKDVADLMTRIASYNGSPIVRAALWFSLYTFQRPGEIRKAEWKEMDFGATLWRISETRMKNRRAHIVPLARQVIDILKALEPLSGDSRFVFPAITSKSTPMSENTVRVALRSMGYTNEQMTAHGFRTTASTNLNEQGWNSDLIELSLAHVEGNSVRAAYNRAERLPERREMMQAWADWLDGLRGFSSRAEAVPCASEKQESF from the coding sequence ATGGCATTGACAGAAATGGCGGTCCGAAATGCAAAAGCCCGTGAAAATGGAGGCAACTACTCTCTCTCCGATGGCGATGGGCTTATGCTCCTGGTGAAAAAGAGCGGGGCCAAAAGCTGGGTGCTCCGTTACTGGCTGGATGGGAAAGAAAAGAGGGCGGGGCTTGGGCCGTACCCGCTCATTGGGCTTGCCGATGCGAGGAAGCTGAAAAACGCTTTCAAGCACGAGCTCGCAATGGGAGTCAACCCACAGGAGAAAAAACGCGCCGAGCGCGAGGAGGCCGCCCGTGTGGAGGCCATCAAGGCCATGACCTTCGCGCGCGTGGCCGAGGAGTGGTATCAACAGCAGGCGGGAGCCTGGTCGGCCTCCCACTGCACGGATGTCAGGCACAAGTTGAGGGTCTACATTTTGCCCCGGCTAGGCGAGTGTCCGGTTCGTGAGATCTCGACGCAGGCAGTCCTGAGCCTGCTGCAGGCCATTGAGCAGAGAACGCCGGAAAGTGCTTACAAATCCAAACTGATCGTGGGTCAGGTTCTGCGTTTCGCCATCGCGAGGGGCGACGCGGAGATCGATGTCACCATGAATCTCAAAGGGGCTTTGAAACCAAGGCGGGTACGCCATTTTGGAGCTCTCACGGCCCCGAAGGACGTGGCGGATCTGATGACGCGCATCGCGTCGTACAATGGAAGCCCCATCGTACGCGCCGCCCTGTGGTTTTCGCTCTATACGTTCCAAAGGCCGGGAGAGATCCGTAAGGCCGAATGGAAGGAAATGGACTTCGGCGCAACGCTTTGGCGCATATCCGAAACCCGCATGAAGAATCGACGGGCTCATATCGTTCCACTGGCGCGCCAGGTCATCGATATCCTGAAAGCTCTGGAACCTCTGAGTGGGGATTCCCGTTTCGTTTTTCCCGCAATCACCTCCAAAAGTACTCCCATGTCGGAGAACACGGTGCGGGTAGCCCTCCGCTCAATGGGCTATACCAATGAGCAGATGACGGCGCACGGATTCCGGACTACCGCTTCAACCAATCTGAATGAACAGGGCTGGAACAGCGACCTCATCGAGCTGAGCCTTGCCCATGTGGAAGGCAACAGCGTCAGAGCCGCCTACAATCGTGCGGAAAGATTGCCGGAACGGAGAGAAATGATGCAGGCCTGGGCGGACTGGCTGGACGGGCTGAGAGGCTTTTCTTCTAGGGCTGAAGCTGTTCCCTGTGCTTCTGAAAAACAGGAGAGTTTTTAG
- a CDS encoding GNAT family N-acetyltransferase — protein MLENLEFFLGRLRGLPHCRSMDLVAEAGGGFCLSTGSDAASENWAFFPASISDEGPVRSALRFFETCGLPFVWPLLGDGEERLIRLGLREAGRLLAMNRGCDGLGERDGLRVAFEPVGDDAGAGRWADAVWFGFGAEAGAPNSFSALAAEMRRDGALRLVTARVGDRDAGAFLVALDPSRVGVYYFAVLPFFRRRGVATAMMREIVRIARVEGRDRIVLQATPSGVPFYQSVGFESLSEIPLFSTNDDVF, from the coding sequence GTGCTGGAGAACCTGGAGTTCTTTTTGGGGCGGCTCAGGGGGCTGCCCCATTGCCGCTCCATGGACTTGGTTGCGGAGGCGGGCGGAGGATTTTGTCTTTCCACCGGGTCCGATGCGGCCTCGGAGAACTGGGCTTTTTTTCCGGCGAGCATTTCGGATGAAGGGCCGGTTCGGTCCGCGCTCCGTTTCTTTGAGACGTGCGGTCTGCCTTTCGTGTGGCCCCTCCTGGGGGATGGCGAGGAGCGTCTGATTCGGTTGGGTCTTCGGGAGGCGGGGCGTCTGCTGGCCATGAATCGGGGGTGCGACGGACTCGGGGAGAGGGATGGCCTGCGGGTTGCGTTCGAGCCGGTCGGAGACGATGCGGGGGCCGGGCGTTGGGCCGATGCCGTATGGTTCGGTTTCGGGGCCGAGGCCGGTGCGCCCAACAGTTTTTCCGCACTGGCCGCCGAGATGCGACGGGATGGGGCTTTGAGGCTTGTGACGGCCCGTGTCGGAGATCGGGATGCGGGCGCTTTTCTTGTGGCTCTGGACCCCTCCAGGGTGGGGGTGTATTATTTCGCGGTTCTGCCCTTCTTCCGGCGAAGGGGCGTGGCGACCGCCATGATGAGGGAGATCGTGAGGATCGCCCGCGTCGAGGGAAGGGATCGGATCGTGCTTCAGGCGACGCCGTCGGGCGTTCCCTTTTATCAGAGCGTCGGGTTCGAGTCTCTGTCGGAGATTCCCCTATTTTCCACAAACGACGACGTTTTTTGA